In the genome of Desulfovibrio sp. ZJ209, the window CTCCCCCAGGGTGCTTGAGGCCATGCGCAAAACGCCCGGGGCCTGGCCGCATCTCTTCCGCCTGCGCGAGGCGCTGGCAAGCCGCGGCATCGACGCCCTCGACTGCACGGACGCGGCAGGCTTCGCCTCCGGCGACTGCGAATTCATTGACGGCTTTCACGGCGGCGAAGTAAGCTATGCGCGCATCCTGCGCCGCATGGCCGACCGCTGGCCGGCCCTGCTCCCCTATGTGGACATGGAAAAGTTGGATGCGGTCATCAGCGGCTGGGCCGGGCATGTGATCGTGCCGGACAGCCGCCTGACCCCGCTCCCGGAGACGGACTTCATGCGCCTCGGCTGCCCCAAGCGGACGCCGGGCGACGTGCCGCCCGGGAGTGAAGCTGGCGCCCCGAGGAAGGACCGGCCATGAATGGTGTGCTTTCCCTGCTCAAGAAGACCGCGCTGGCCTGCGCCGTGCTGCTGGCGCTCGCGCTGGCGGCTGGCGTGCCCTGGGCGGCGCAGAAGAGCGGCGCGAAGGCGCCAGCGCCCGCTTCGACCCCGGCTCCGGCAAGCCCGGCCCCCGCTTCCGCTGCCGCGGCGACACCGCTCCCCGAGCCCCCGGCGCCCGTGTGGCCCGAAGGGCCGGCCGGGGACGCGGCGCGGGCCTTTGCCGCCGGCGACATTGCCAAGGCGCGGGCCATCTGGGAGAAACTGGCGGAAGAGGGCGACGGCCAGGCCATGAACAACCTGGGCGTCCTCTATGACCAGGGCCAGGGCGTGGAGCCGGATGTGGGCCGGGCGCTCCACTGGTTTGCCAAGGCCGCCGAGGCGGGGAACGCCTCGGGCATGAGCAATTACGGCCGCATGCTCGAGCAGGGGCGCGGCATGGAGGCCAACCCGGCCGAGGCGGCGCGCTGGTTCGACCTCGCCGCGCGCCAGGGCCAGCCCGAGGCGCAGTACAATCTGGGCTTTCTCTATGAGCACGGGCGCGGCGTGCCCCGCGACGACGCCGCGGCCGCCGCATGGTACAGCCGCGCCGCCTCCCAGCGCCAGCGCGAGGCGCTCGGCCGGCTCGGGCATTTCTACCGCGTGGGCCG includes:
- a CDS encoding sel1 repeat family protein, whose protein sequence is MNGVLSLLKKTALACAVLLALALAAGVPWAAQKSGAKAPAPASTPAPASPAPASAAAATPLPEPPAPVWPEGPAGDAARAFAAGDIAKARAIWEKLAEEGDGQAMNNLGVLYDQGQGVEPDVGRALHWFAKAAEAGNASGMSNYGRMLEQGRGMEANPAEAARWFDLAARQGQPEAQYNLGFLYEHGRGVPRDDAAAAAWYSRAASQRQREALGRLGHFYRVGRGVAVNPQRASLLLYAAAMEGLPAAIEELRLMAGDGKEPAVLFGQKLDTATRAGMREALHKAGAAPRSEDAGKICDTYDASRVVPGATEMAVCYGRGKDARLAFIKIDYPAPDKARAEAILKMVEGRFGTPSAGEGEDSRLWNLGSTLVATQYAPTHGQMSLMYMVPAVYHETRAAR